GAACAGCACGCCCATCGGCCCCAGAAGTCCGGCGAAGCCGATCACCGCGAACAGGGTGACGATCACCGGAATGGAGGCGATGCTGCGCTGAACCATGGGTGTGATGAAATTGCTCTCCATTTGCGATACACCGACGTAGATGACCAGCGCCCAGATGAAGGTCTGCCATCCGGAGACCGCCGCCAGCAGCAGCCCAGGCGCGGCCGAAATCACAGGCCCCACAATCGGCACGAACTGCGCCAGACCGGACACCAGTCCCAGCGCCAGGGCCGAGGGCACGCCCAGCACGGACAGGCCAATGCCGGTGAGCGTCCCCACAAGCACCATGGAAATGAACTGGCCAACGAACCACAGACGCAGCGCATGGCCCGCCACATTCATGGCGTCGCGCACCTTTTCCTTGTGCGGATCGGCAATCAGGAAAACCACGCCATCGCGGTACTTGCCGGGGTTGATGGCCAGGATGATACCGGCAATGGTCGCCACCAGCAGATTGGCCAGGGCGCCAAAAACATTACCGGCGATGCTGGGCAGCTTCGACGCCACGCCCCCCGCCTGCTGCCCCAGGCTCTGCATCTGTTTCTGCACCTCGTCATTCAGCCCCAGTGATACCAGCCGCTTTTGCAGGGCGGCCCAGGCTGCCGGCAATTGTTCGGTCAGGTTATGCGTCTGTGACACAAGCTCATAGCCGAACAGGGTGAAGGTCACGGTGATGAAGGCCAGCACCAGCACCAGAACGGTTAGTACAGCAAAGGTGTCGTTCAGCGGCGTGTATTTGATCAGCGGCTCCGCCAGGGCGCGCAGGACAGTGGCGATAACGATCGCCCCGAAGATCAGCAGCCACAGCCCCAGCAGCTTGAAAACCAGCAGGGCGGCCGCGATGGCGAGGATGACGAACAGCACCCTTTGCATGAAACCGACGCCGAGTGCCTTTTCCATCACGCCCTATCCCTTGATTCGTTTCACGGTACGCTCGACAAGATCGGCCAGCAATCTGGCCGCATCGGGGCGTGCCACCGATTTCGCCGCACTGGCGCGCATCGGCAAAAGCACAGCCCCTTCGATCAGGGCACGGATTTCGCTGCACAGCTTTTCCGCCGTCACATCGTCCTCACGAATGACCACGGCGGCCTTGGCGGCTTTCAGCACCTCGGCATTATAGGTCTGGTGATCGTCGGCGGCGATCTTGA
This sequence is a window from Asticcacaulis sp.. Protein-coding genes within it:
- a CDS encoding AI-2E family transporter; the protein is MEKALGVGFMQRVLFVILAIAAALLVFKLLGLWLLIFGAIVIATVLRALAEPLIKYTPLNDTFAVLTVLVLVLAFITVTFTLFGYELVSQTHNLTEQLPAAWAALQKRLVSLGLNDEVQKQMQSLGQQAGGVASKLPSIAGNVFGALANLLVATIAGIILAINPGKYRDGVVFLIADPHKEKVRDAMNVAGHALRLWFVGQFISMVLVGTLTGIGLSVLGVPSALALGLVSGLAQFVPIVGPVISAAPGLLLAAVSGWQTFIWALVIYVGVSQMESNFITPMVQRSIASIPVIVTLFAVIGFAGLLGPMGVLFAMPLTVIIYTLIRRLYTGEDVTQGKGEKPFKGMLKRKVD